A portion of the Bactrocera neohumeralis isolate Rockhampton chromosome 2, APGP_CSIRO_Bneo_wtdbg2-racon-allhic-juicebox.fasta_v2, whole genome shotgun sequence genome contains these proteins:
- the LOC126753376 gene encoding putative OPA3-like protein CG13603 isoform X2 — protein MAIGAFPAAKLGVLAIKQISKPIANVIKSNAKQSPIFRKYVCMPPAQLYNWVEVKTKMWALNLGKPVAVPPLNEAMAIELGANLLGEAIIFVIGAAVLIFEYTRQSNNEAKKQETIRQEKAELAITLAEMGFRLERQDAQIREMTRALADLGKPISNPVLANTTDNKASSANTAAAADSSSGTKAPKKSTQSIMKQA, from the exons ATGGCGATTGGCGCATTTCCCGCCGCCAAATTGGGTGTTTTGGCCATAAAACAGATAAGCAAACCTATAGCTAACGTAATTAAGAGTAATGCCAAGCAGAGTCCCATATTTCGCAAATACGTTTGTATGCCACCGGCTCAAT TATACAATTGGGTTGAAGTAAAAACGAAAATGTGGGCGCTGAATTTGGGCAAACCCGTAGCAGTGCCGCCGCTTAACGAGGCTATGGCTATTGAGCTGGGGGCCAATTTGCTTGGCGAAGCCATTATTTTTGTGATAGGTGCTGCAGTACTTATATTCGAATATACGCG CCAGTCTAACAATGAAGCGAAAAAGCAAGAAACAATTCGCCAAGAAAAAGCCGAATTAGCAATAACACTGGCTGAAATGGGCTTCCGTTTGGAACGCCAAGATGCACAAATTAGGGAAATGACGCGTGCGCTGGCAGATTTAG GAAAACCAATAAGTAACCCAGTTTTGGCCAACACAACAGACAATAAAGCATCTTCAGCAAatacagctgctgctgctgattcCTCATCGGGCACAAAAGCGCCAAAAAAGTCAACGCAAAGTATTATGAAGCAAGCGTAG